One part of the Salvelinus fontinalis isolate EN_2023a chromosome 4, ASM2944872v1, whole genome shotgun sequence genome encodes these proteins:
- the LOC129854439 gene encoding growth arrest-specific protein 1-like — translation MKSWCSALALFSSVLLALDAQLICWQALLRCHEEADCELAYSQYLAACEGNIRGTRRQCPSHCINALIRLNHTRNGPYLERCDCGQDMECRDAKRAIEPCLPRRYPGDAGGIGCTEARQRCEDDTGCHSSLTAYLSYCGQLFNGRKCSSRCKATIQQMLFIPNGMLLNQCVCDGVERPFCEVVKENMSKLCQIGDHSVISDQADMDDMYEDEDYESKTEEIYPPDSNVSSPQLSIYMALLCITLARIFF, via the coding sequence ATGAAAAGTTGGTGCAGCGCTCTGGCGCTCTTCTCATCGGTGCTGTTGGCGCTAGATGCCCAGTTAATATGTTGGCAAGCCCTGCTCCGATGCCACGAGGAGGCAGACTGCGAGCTTGCATATAGCCAGTATCTAGCCGCCTGTGAAGGAAACATTAGAGGCACCAGAAGGCAATGCCCCAGCCACTGTATCAACGCGTTGATAAGACTGAATCACACCCGCAATGGCCCTTACCTCGAGAGGTGTGACTGTGGTCAGGACATGGAGTGTAGGGATGCAAAGCGGGCGATTGAGCCATGCCTCCCCCGGAGGTATCCTGGAGACGCGGGGGGGATAGGATGCACAGAGGCCCGTCAACGCTGCGAGGACGACACCGGCTGCCACTCCTCCCTGACAGCCTATTTGTCTTACTGTGGGCAACTCTTCAACGGCAGGAAATGCTCGTCCAGGTGCAAGGCCACAATACAACAGATGctattcatcccaaatggcatgctACTAAACCAGTGTGTGTGCGACGGGGTGGAAAGGCCGTTCTGTGAGGTAGTCAAGGAGAACATGAGCAAACTGTGCCAGATTGGAGACCACAGTGTTATTTCAGACCAGGCAGATATGGACGATATGTATGAGGATGAAGACTATGAATCGAAAACAGAGGAGATATATCCTCCTGACTCAAATGTTAGTTCCCCGCAGCTGTCGATCTATATGGCCTTATTATGCATCACTCTCGCACGGAtattcttttga